A single region of the Aminivibrio sp. genome encodes:
- a CDS encoding gamma-glutamyltransferase family protein — MSDVLSFDPHHYRYPSHRNVVYGSRGMVAASQPLAAQAGLDVLKKGGNAVDAALATAAALTVVEPTGNGLGSDAFALIWRDGRLHGINGSGFAPKSWSVESYRSRGWEKVPTFGWAAATVPGAVAAWCELSKKMGRLSLKEVFAPAIDYARKGYAVSVTTAYNWEKAYQKYSVMESPEFVGWVQTFAPKGRAPRAGEIFRSEGHASTLEAIADSMGDALYRGALGEKIVAFAEKTGGFFTMEDFAAFAPEWVEPISINYKGYDVWEIPPNGQGICALMALNILKGLELRERDSADTYHKQIEAIKLAFADVHRYVADQRFSAVPVREMISENYADARRKLIAEKATDFRAGDPMRGGTVYFAAADEDGTMVSFIQSNYMGFGSGVVCPGTGIAFNNRGACFTMDASHPNVIAGRKRPYNTIIPAFLTKNGKPVGPFGVMGGFMQPQGHLQVISNVVDFGMNPQEALDAPRWQWTGGMKVIVEPGFPAPEALKLAAMGHEIVPEVTSNDFGRGEIIWKTDEGSYAGATEPRTDGNVAAW, encoded by the coding sequence ATGAGTGATGTGCTTTCATTTGATCCCCATCATTATCGGTATCCGTCCCACAGGAACGTTGTGTACGGTTCCAGGGGAATGGTGGCGGCTTCCCAGCCCCTTGCAGCCCAGGCGGGTCTGGATGTTCTCAAGAAGGGCGGAAACGCGGTTGATGCCGCTCTAGCCACAGCCGCGGCACTGACTGTGGTTGAGCCTACCGGAAACGGTCTGGGCAGTGATGCCTTCGCCCTGATCTGGAGAGACGGCAGGCTACATGGAATAAACGGGAGCGGCTTTGCCCCGAAGAGCTGGTCGGTGGAGTCGTACAGGTCCCGGGGCTGGGAGAAGGTTCCAACCTTTGGCTGGGCGGCGGCCACCGTACCTGGAGCCGTAGCCGCGTGGTGCGAACTCTCGAAAAAAATGGGAAGACTTTCCTTGAAGGAGGTCTTTGCTCCGGCCATCGATTATGCTCGGAAAGGATATGCCGTTTCCGTGACCACGGCCTACAACTGGGAAAAAGCGTATCAGAAATATAGTGTCATGGAGTCGCCCGAGTTCGTAGGATGGGTTCAGACGTTCGCTCCAAAGGGCCGCGCGCCCAGGGCGGGCGAAATTTTTCGGTCCGAAGGGCATGCGTCCACCCTGGAAGCCATTGCCGATTCCATGGGGGATGCCCTGTACAGGGGGGCCCTGGGAGAGAAAATCGTGGCCTTCGCAGAGAAAACAGGCGGTTTCTTCACGATGGAGGATTTCGCCGCTTTTGCTCCGGAATGGGTGGAACCCATCAGCATAAACTACAAGGGATACGACGTGTGGGAGATTCCCCCTAACGGCCAGGGAATCTGCGCCCTGATGGCGCTCAACATTCTCAAGGGGCTGGAACTCCGCGAGAGAGATTCAGCGGATACCTACCACAAGCAAATCGAAGCGATCAAACTCGCTTTCGCTGATGTACACAGATATGTGGCGGACCAGCGCTTCAGTGCCGTTCCCGTCAGGGAGATGATCAGCGAGAACTACGCCGATGCCCGGAGAAAGCTCATTGCTGAAAAGGCAACCGACTTCAGGGCAGGGGATCCCATGCGGGGGGGTACGGTGTATTTCGCTGCCGCCGACGAGGATGGTACCATGGTCTCCTTCATCCAGAGCAACTACATGGGCTTCGGTTCAGGGGTCGTATGTCCGGGAACCGGCATTGCTTTCAATAACAGGGGGGCATGTTTCACCATGGATGCGTCCCACCCCAACGTCATCGCCGGCCGCAAGCGGCCCTACAACACAATTATCCCCGCGTTCCTGACAAAGAACGGGAAACCCGTGGGGCCCTTCGGTGTCATGGGGGGCTTCATGCAGCCCCAGGGACACCTCCAGGTGATATCGAACGTGGTCGATTTCGGGATGAATCCCCAGGAAGCCCTGGATGCCCCCAGGTGGCAGTGGACAGGCGGAATGAAGGTCATCGTCGAGCCGGGATTCCCTGCTCCGGAGGCGTTGAAACTGGCTGCCATGGGCCACGAGATCGTTCCCGAAGTGACGTCCAACGATTTCGGGCGGGGGGAGATCATCTGGAAAACGGACGAAGGGTCCTACGCAGGTGCGACGGAGCCGAGAACTGACGGAAACGTGGCTGCCTGGTAG